The bacterium genome includes a window with the following:
- a CDS encoding uroporphyrinogen decarboxylase family protein, with the protein MSVKERILNTFNHCKIDRISFLTYPFLIPHGEIERLLRNNGFGYWWITSPLIIKNEKIERVTTNFYKNGKEFIKVSLKCKHGEIFEIWETGGGYGTSLRKKFFIEREEDYYIFEEIAKTEKIDVDKELYKNIEKNLGNDGILVSWLPKTPFQSILYELIGPENYAFHLFDYQNLFLNLYEFLFKRYLKKCEILSETEFEFFEIADNITSEMIGLERFKKFILPVYEKVCEIFHYKNKKIGSHMDGNLKILVEEIHKTKLDFIDAFTPYPDTDLTLKEAKEKWKEKIIIINYPSSVHIRKEEEIKKITQILIEEAYPGDNFIINLTENIPSEHWQKSLKIINETLIEYGEVPKGG; encoded by the coding sequence ATGAGTGTAAAGGAAAGAATTTTAAACACTTTCAACCACTGCAAAATAGATAGAATATCATTTTTAACCTATCCTTTTTTAATTCCTCATGGAGAAATTGAAAGATTACTAAGAAATAATGGTTTTGGATACTGGTGGATAACCTCTCCTTTAATTATAAAAAATGAAAAAATAGAGAGAGTAACAACTAACTTTTATAAGAACGGAAAAGAATTTATAAAAGTCAGTTTGAAATGTAAACATGGAGAGATTTTTGAAATTTGGGAAACTGGCGGAGGATATGGTACTTCCCTGAGAAAAAAATTTTTTATAGAAAGAGAAGAAGATTATTATATATTTGAAGAAATTGCAAAAACAGAAAAAATTGATGTGGATAAAGAACTCTACAAAAACATAGAAAAAAATCTCGGAAATGATGGAATTTTAGTTTCATGGCTTCCAAAAACACCTTTTCAATCAATACTTTATGAACTTATAGGTCCTGAAAATTATGCCTTTCACCTTTTTGACTACCAGAATTTGTTTTTAAATTTATATGAATTTTTATTTAAAAGATATTTAAAAAAATGTGAAATTCTATCTGAAACGGAATTTGAATTTTTTGAAATTGCAGATAATATTACATCTGAAATGATAGGACTGGAAAGATTCAAAAAGTTTATATTACCTGTATATGAAAAGGTATGTGAAATCTTTCATTATAAAAATAAAAAAATTGGTTCTCATATGGATGGAAATTTAAAAATTTTAGTAGAAGAAATTCATAAAACAAAACTTGATTTTATTGATGCTTTTACTCCATATCCGGATACAGATTTAACTTTAAAAGAAGCAAAAGAAAAATGGAAAGAAAAAATTATTATAATAAATTACCCATCATCCGTTCATATAAGAAAAGAGGAAGAAATTAAGAAAATTACACAGATATTGATTGAAGAAGCATATCCAGGAGATAACTTTATCATAAATCTTACAGAAAATATCCCATCTGAACACTGGCAGAAAAGTTTAAAAATTATAAACGAAACACTTATAGAATATGGAGAAGTTCCAAAAGGAGGATAA
- the xylB gene encoding xylulokinase, whose translation MEYLMGIDIGTTGVKIVVIDIEGNLKGTHTVEYPLITPRPGWAEQNPNDWWNATIKCIKEIIEKLKIKGEEIKGIGLTGQMHGSVFLDINYNVIYPAILWCDQRTYEECNDINEIVGKDRIFEITCNPVLTGFQAPKILWLRKNKPEIYKKVRKILLPKDYIRFCLISEFATDVSDASGTSLFDVRNRKWSEEILEKLNIPEDFLPKVYEGTEITGYIKKDVAKLTGLFEKTPVIAGGGDQAAGGVGNGIVEEGNVSVTIGTSGVVFAHSEKVIVDPKGRLHTFCHAVPGKWHLMGVMLSAGGSFRWLRDNLCEEEKKEGKRKKKDPYEIMTEKAKSIPIGSEGLIFLPYLTGERCPYPDPNARGVFFGLSLKHTKAHIIRSVMEGITFGLRDSIEIMKEINLPLGEKFIASGGGGKSDFWCQMIADIFGKNIVRLTSQEGAPFGAAILAGVGTGIYKNVKSACKTILKEKDLFRFETNNFKTYEKFYRIYKELYQKLKNSFDNLAKIL comes from the coding sequence ATGGAATATTTAATGGGTATAGACATAGGAACAACTGGAGTAAAAATTGTTGTTATTGATATAGAAGGGAATTTAAAAGGTACTCATACAGTTGAATATCCTTTAATTACTCCTAGACCTGGATGGGCAGAACAAAATCCAAATGATTGGTGGAATGCAACAATAAAATGTATAAAAGAGATTATTGAAAAATTAAAAATTAAAGGAGAGGAGATTAAAGGAATTGGTTTAACAGGTCAGATGCATGGTTCTGTATTCCTTGATATAAATTACAATGTTATTTATCCTGCAATTTTGTGGTGTGACCAGAGAACATATGAAGAATGTAATGATATAAATGAAATTGTTGGAAAAGATAGAATTTTTGAAATAACCTGCAATCCTGTTTTAACAGGTTTTCAAGCACCTAAAATTTTATGGTTAAGAAAAAATAAGCCAGAAATTTATAAAAAGGTAAGAAAGATATTGCTTCCAAAGGATTATATAAGATTTTGTTTGATAAGTGAGTTTGCAACCGATGTTTCAGATGCTTCTGGAACATCTCTTTTTGATGTTAGAAATAGAAAATGGTCAGAAGAAATACTTGAAAAATTAAATATCCCAGAAGATTTTTTACCCAAAGTATATGAAGGAACAGAAATTACTGGATATATTAAAAAAGATGTGGCAAAATTAACAGGACTTTTTGAAAAAACACCTGTAATTGCAGGTGGTGGAGACCAGGCGGCAGGTGGAGTTGGAAATGGAATTGTAGAAGAGGGAAATGTTTCTGTCACAATAGGAACAAGTGGAGTTGTATTTGCACATTCAGAAAAAGTTATTGTTGACCCTAAGGGAAGATTACATACATTCTGTCATGCTGTTCCTGGAAAATGGCATTTGATGGGAGTTATGCTTTCTGCAGGTGGCTCTTTTAGATGGCTAAGAGATAATCTATGTGAGGAAGAAAAAAAGGAAGGAAAAAGAAAAAAGAAAGACCCTTATGAAATAATGACTGAAAAAGCAAAAAGTATTCCTATTGGTTCTGAAGGACTTATATTTTTACCATATTTAACAGGAGAAAGATGTCCATATCCGGACCCAAATGCAAGAGGCGTATTCTTCGGACTTTCTTTAAAACATACAAAGGCGCACATAATAAGAAGTGTAATGGAAGGAATAACTTTTGGATTGAGAGATTCTATAGAAATAATGAAAGAAATAAATCTACCCCTTGGTGAAAAATTTATAGCAAGCGGTGGAGGTGGAAAAAGTGATTTCTGGTGTCAGATGATAGCGGATATATTTGGAAAAAATATCGTAAGATTAACTTCTCAGGAAGGAGCACCTTTTGGAGCAGCAATTTTAGCAGGAGTCGGTACTGGAATATATAAGAATGTAAAAAGCGCCTGTAAAACTATACTGAAAGAGAAGGATTTATTCAGGTTTGAAACAAATAATTTTAAAACATATGAGAAATTTTACAGAATTTATAAAGAACTCTATCAGAAACTCAAAAATTCTTTTGACAATTTAGCAAAAATTTTATAA
- the rpsI gene encoding 30S ribosomal protein S9, giving the protein MDNKQLLIGVGRRKKSVAVVKMKEGEGKIIINKKTLEQYFPLFYQQEDAIKPLIVTNLKGKFDFEIKVEGGGITGQVDAIKLGIARALVKSDPSLTPKLKEYGLLTRDPRMKERKKYGQKGARKKFQWTKR; this is encoded by the coding sequence ATGGATAATAAACAATTACTTATTGGAGTAGGAAGAAGAAAGAAAAGTGTTGCAGTTGTAAAAATGAAAGAAGGAGAAGGTAAAATTATTATAAATAAAAAGACACTTGAACAATATTTTCCACTTTTCTATCAACAGGAAGATGCAATAAAACCATTAATTGTAACGAACTTAAAAGGAAAATTTGATTTTGAAATAAAAGTAGAAGGTGGAGGAATAACAGGACAAGTTGATGCAATTAAACTTGGTATTGCAAGGGCTCTTGTAAAATCTGACCCATCATTAACCCCAAAGTTGAAAGAGTATGGACTTCTAACAAGAGACCCGAGAATGAAGGAAAGAAAAAAATACGGACAGAAAGGTGCGAGAAAGAAATTCCAGTGGACCAAAAGATAA
- a CDS encoding AAA family ATPase — protein MIKKLNVKNFKSLKELEITCKRINVFIGEPNSGKSNILESLGFLSFLGGYAIELKNFVRMLQIIDLFYDLNIREKIFIELDEKKIIAEYRNGNLFLNISPSPKEKNINLNLYPPFTHHKISPEVKEIFKNIKFFKFLFRENFPSQQADFFLPSGENLLIVLETNPELRKIIGNILLNFNLILNLKRLENRITLAKRIEETIVSEVPYFLLSDTIQRLIYYISAVETNENSVLILEEPEAHAFPYYTKYLAEIIAEDKKNQYFISTHNPYFLSSIIEKSKKEDVKILITYIEKGQTKVKEFENDKIEHLLEYEFVDIFFNIDKLIQT, from the coding sequence ATGATAAAAAAATTAAATGTTAAAAATTTTAAATCCTTAAAAGAATTAGAAATAACCTGTAAAAGAATAAATGTATTTATTGGTGAACCAAACTCTGGAAAATCAAATATCCTTGAAAGTTTAGGGTTTTTATCTTTTTTAGGCGGATATGCTATTGAGTTAAAAAATTTTGTTAGAATGTTGCAGATAATAGATTTGTTTTATGATTTAAATATACGAGAAAAAATTTTTATTGAGTTGGATGAAAAAAAGATAATTGCTGAATACAGAAATGGTAATTTATTCTTAAATATTTCCCCTTCACCGAAAGAAAAAAATATAAATTTAAATTTATATCCTCCTTTTACTCACCATAAAATTTCTCCAGAAGTGAAAGAAATTTTTAAAAATATTAAGTTTTTTAAATTTCTTTTTAGAGAAAATTTTCCCTCACAACAGGCTGATTTTTTTCTGCCATCCGGAGAAAATTTATTAATTGTACTTGAAACAAACCCAGAACTGAGGAAAATAATTGGTAATATTTTATTAAACTTTAATCTTATTTTAAATTTAAAAAGATTAGAAAATAGAATCACACTTGCAAAAAGAATTGAAGAAACAATTGTAAGCGAAGTTCCATATTTTTTGCTCTCAGATACAATTCAAAGATTAATTTACTATATTAGTGCTGTTGAAACAAACGAGAATTCAGTTTTAATATTAGAAGAACCTGAAGCCCATGCTTTTCCATATTATACCAAATATCTTGCTGAAATAATTGCTGAAGACAAAAAAAATCAATATTTTATATCAACACATAACCCTTATTTTTTATCATCTATTATTGAAAAAAGCAAAAAAGAAGATGTAAAAATCTTGATTACCTACATAGAAAAAGGTCAAACAAAAGTAAAAGAATTTGAAAATGATAAAATTGAGCATTTATTAGAATATGAGTTTGTGGATATTTTCTTTAATATAGACAAATTAATTCAAACATGA